A genomic region of Manihot esculenta cultivar AM560-2 chromosome 15, M.esculenta_v8, whole genome shotgun sequence contains the following coding sequences:
- the LOC110601581 gene encoding neural cell adhesion molecule 1-like has product MDTIKLPKNFTLSYKSMEATLVAFKASKTVVDVTWEVFQAADPATMTRRAALTPSFALVPVAGSSHSAVSRMSVPSKASALAKTPSSPKQTPKEPIALSESAESSSEEGTTPLDVPPIQAMGAIVIQGRASKWARTSEPATESRAAKRTCTTEPARTTPSPSIDKGKKAVEHLSSTPDNELLNVVEVITESIESLLVFGV; this is encoded by the exons ATGGACACCATCAAGCTTCCAAAGAATTTCACCCTGTCCTATAAGAGCATGGAGGCGACTCTAGTTGCCTTCAAGGCTAGTAAGACCGTGGTTGATGTAACATGGGAGGTCTTCCAGGCTGCGGACCCTGCAACTATGACTCGTCGCGCTGCCCTTACACCTTCTTTTGCTTTGGTGCCTGTGGCAGGGAGTTCTCACTCTGCAGTCTCGAGGATGTCTGTTCCTTCTAAGGCATCGGCTCTTGCCAAGACTCCGTCTTCTCCCAAACAGACTCCTAAAGAGCCCATCGCACTCAGCGAGTCAGCCGAGAGCAGCTCCGAAGAGGGGACTACCCCTCTGGATGTCCCACCTATCCAGGCTATGGGGGCTATTGTGATTCAAGGCAGGGCTAGCAAGTGGGCTCGGACCTCGGAACCTGCTACCGAGAGCAGAGCTGCTAAGCGAACCTGCACCACAGAGCCCGCGAGGACAACCCCTTCCCCCTCAATCGATAAGGGGAAGAAAGCGGTAGAACACCTATCGTCTACTCCAGACAATGAGCTATTAAATGTTGTCGAGGTGATCACTGAGTCCATTGAGTCTTT gcttgtttttggagtttag